The following coding sequences are from one Arthrobacter sp. 24S4-2 window:
- a CDS encoding aminodeoxychorismate/anthranilate synthase component II — translation MSTKILVVDNYDSFVYTLVGYLQELGAETTVVRNDDVTLAEAIEMTEARDGVLVSPGPGTPAEAGVCIELIKWCGSHNKPMFGVCLGHQALAEAYGATVTHAPELMHGKTSLVEHQGASVFAGLPSPVTATRYHSLAAVRETIPDILEITAQTANGVIMGLQHRTAPLCGVQFHPESVLTEGGYQMLGNWLESLGMEGAAERAAKLSPLIQH, via the coding sequence ATGAGCACCAAGATCCTGGTCGTAGACAACTACGACAGCTTTGTTTACACCCTGGTGGGGTACCTCCAGGAACTGGGCGCCGAGACAACGGTGGTCCGCAACGACGACGTCACCCTCGCGGAGGCGATCGAGATGACGGAAGCGCGCGACGGCGTCCTCGTCTCGCCAGGACCCGGCACCCCGGCGGAGGCCGGCGTCTGCATCGAACTGATCAAATGGTGCGGCAGCCACAACAAGCCCATGTTCGGCGTCTGCCTGGGACACCAAGCCCTGGCTGAGGCCTACGGCGCCACCGTGACCCACGCACCTGAGCTGATGCACGGAAAGACCTCCCTCGTGGAGCACCAGGGCGCCAGTGTCTTCGCCGGCCTCCCCTCCCCCGTCACCGCCACGCGCTACCACTCTTTGGCTGCGGTCCGGGAGACCATCCCGGACATCCTGGAAATAACGGCCCAGACGGCCAACGGCGTGATCATGGGATTGCAGCACCGGACGGCACCACTCTGCGGCGTGCAGTTCCACCCGGAGTCAGTCCTCACAGAGGGCGGCTACCAGATGCTCGGGAACTGGCTGGAATCACTCGGCATGGAAGGTGCCGCCGAGCGCGCCGCGAAACTGAGTCCGCTGATCCAGCACTAG
- the pknB gene encoding Stk1 family PASTA domain-containing Ser/Thr kinase, whose product MNTQRVLNGRYELGELIGRGGMADVHRGVDTRLGRTVAIKLLRPDLARDPQFQARFKREAQAVAALNHPSIVAIYDTGDHAVPGGPEDTVRVPYIVMEFVSGKTLRDLIRAKEVTIDHAIDFILGVLSALEYSHRAGIVHRDIKPANVMVCEDSVTIKVMDFGIARAMADSSATMTQTQAVVGTAQYLSPEQARGETVDARSDLYSAACLLYEMLTGRPPFVGDSPVSVAYQHVREIAEPAGSLNPDVSEALDSVLSKALQKNRADRFQDAAAFQRALRAARSGVPVPDVAAGEAATEPNNTVPATERTAQAAPYSLTGASFLDDAPSGRLRPVQDTLGDDRALPALVYEPSEASDLPLGLPPERERTPRQKSRRRTWIATLVIFTLLVLAGGGLWLYNIMNQPPPAVAKVLVPPVASLTETEALQKLYNARLSPQITRLQHDTIAKGTAIGTVPAAGTSMEAESKVTLNISDGPSAVKIPDNLPGRTEAAARDVLRQIGLAGAPGTTMANSASVPAGIVITTKPAPGDTVPIGSTVEIVVSTGKVAMPELRGLPRAEAEAALKNLGLGMSVKEVENSEVEPGKVTEQSDAVNALVEQGKTINVIIAKAPAPSPTPTPTPTATDPSKDRG is encoded by the coding sequence GTGAATACCCAGCGCGTCCTCAACGGACGGTATGAACTCGGTGAGCTGATCGGCCGCGGCGGCATGGCTGACGTGCACCGCGGCGTTGATACCCGGCTGGGCCGGACAGTGGCCATCAAGCTGCTCCGGCCGGACCTTGCCCGGGATCCGCAGTTCCAGGCGCGGTTCAAGCGCGAGGCCCAGGCCGTGGCAGCGCTGAACCATCCCTCGATCGTTGCCATCTACGACACCGGTGACCACGCGGTTCCGGGGGGTCCGGAGGACACCGTCCGGGTGCCCTACATTGTGATGGAGTTCGTATCCGGAAAGACCCTCAGGGATCTCATCCGCGCGAAGGAAGTCACCATCGACCATGCCATCGACTTCATCCTCGGCGTACTCTCCGCCCTTGAGTACAGCCACCGGGCGGGCATCGTCCACCGGGATATCAAGCCGGCAAATGTAATGGTCTGCGAAGACTCGGTGACCATCAAGGTGATGGATTTTGGCATTGCCCGGGCCATGGCCGATTCGTCGGCCACCATGACCCAGACCCAGGCAGTAGTGGGAACAGCGCAGTACCTCTCGCCGGAACAGGCGCGGGGCGAAACTGTGGACGCCCGCAGCGACCTGTACTCCGCTGCATGCCTGCTGTACGAAATGCTGACGGGTCGTCCGCCGTTCGTCGGCGACAGTCCGGTCTCCGTGGCCTACCAGCACGTCCGTGAGATCGCGGAACCGGCCGGCAGCCTCAACCCGGACGTGTCAGAAGCCCTGGACAGCGTCCTCTCGAAAGCTTTGCAGAAAAACCGTGCCGACCGCTTCCAGGATGCGGCCGCCTTCCAGCGCGCCCTCCGGGCGGCCCGCAGCGGCGTCCCCGTCCCCGACGTGGCGGCAGGTGAAGCAGCCACGGAACCCAACAACACGGTACCTGCCACGGAGCGCACGGCCCAGGCTGCCCCCTATTCGCTCACGGGTGCAAGCTTCCTCGACGATGCACCGAGCGGCAGGCTGCGGCCCGTCCAGGACACTCTAGGCGATGACCGGGCCCTGCCCGCCCTGGTTTACGAACCCTCCGAAGCCAGCGATCTTCCCCTTGGGCTCCCGCCCGAACGTGAGCGTACACCGCGGCAGAAGTCCCGCCGCCGGACGTGGATTGCCACCCTGGTGATTTTCACGCTGCTGGTCCTCGCCGGCGGTGGCCTCTGGCTCTACAACATCATGAACCAACCGCCGCCCGCCGTGGCGAAGGTCCTGGTCCCGCCCGTGGCGTCACTGACGGAAACTGAGGCCCTGCAGAAGCTCTACAACGCCCGGCTAAGCCCACAGATCACCAGGCTGCAGCATGACACCATCGCCAAGGGAACGGCCATCGGCACGGTGCCAGCGGCAGGTACATCCATGGAAGCCGAGTCGAAGGTGACGCTGAACATCTCCGATGGGCCGAGCGCCGTCAAGATCCCGGACAACCTGCCGGGCCGCACGGAAGCGGCGGCCCGGGATGTCCTGCGGCAGATCGGCCTTGCCGGCGCCCCTGGCACCACGATGGCGAACAGCGCCAGCGTGCCGGCGGGAATCGTCATCACCACCAAACCCGCCCCAGGCGACACAGTCCCGATCGGAAGCACCGTGGAAATCGTTGTGTCAACGGGCAAGGTGGCCATGCCCGAACTCCGCGGCCTGCCGCGTGCGGAAGCTGAGGCTGCCCTCAAGAACCTCGGCCTGGGCATGTCGGTGAAAGAAGTTGAGAACTCCGAAGTGGAGCCCGGGAAGGTCACGGAGCAAAGCGACGCCGTCAACGCGCTGGTGGAGCAGGGCAAGACCATCAACGTGATCATTGCCAAGGCCCCAGCGCCCAGCCCCACCCCGACTCCCACGCCTACGGCGACCGATCCGAGCAAGGACCGCGGTTAG
- a CDS encoding protein kinase: MRPTSGITLGGRFQLTTRIAIGGMGEVWKAKDLILGRIVAIKVLKEEYTGDPGFLQRFRAEARHTALLNHVGIANVFDYGEEEGSAYLVMELVPGHPLSAIIEREQVLSPDRTLSMIAQTARALSVAHSQGLVHRDIKPGNLLITPEGRVKVTDFGIARLADQVPLTQTGQVMGTAQYLAPEQATGQTATGASDIYSLGVIGYECLTGRRPFSGESQIAIALAQVNDAPPPLPETLPTPVRALLMSMLAKDPKNRPANAIKLSEAAEAIRNGDIATAHAAVPGMLLFEATTGPITAPVDIPTAATGVIDSGPEKDKSTTATSALPVVGAAGAGAAAGLAAGAAAGATGPRGTLSRADALAAERTWEQEEEHDRYDEPEDEPQRRGRSPWTWPLIALIVLVLFALVGVILTQAGILFPASPAQSSSTSSSAKPSSASPSASATSAKPTSASPTPTPTPTQTTPEAINLIPDAYLGQQYNDVRSQLVGMGLTVKGDPVFSDAAQGTVTNIEPSGRVNPGETITVTYSKGKDPSQEISVPAIGVGSTEAQTQKAIEDAGLRWVKGSAVPGSTGQQAGTFVSSEPGAGSKVPAGSVVTYHLAAELLPTPSTPTSK, translated from the coding sequence GTGAGGCCTACATCGGGAATCACCCTCGGCGGGAGATTCCAGCTGACCACGCGTATTGCGATTGGCGGGATGGGAGAAGTCTGGAAAGCCAAGGACCTTATCCTTGGCAGGATTGTCGCCATCAAGGTGCTCAAAGAGGAGTACACGGGCGATCCCGGGTTCCTCCAGCGCTTCCGTGCCGAGGCGCGCCACACGGCCCTGCTGAACCACGTGGGCATCGCCAATGTCTTTGACTACGGCGAGGAAGAGGGATCGGCCTACCTGGTGATGGAGCTGGTCCCGGGCCATCCGCTGAGCGCCATCATCGAACGCGAACAGGTGCTCTCTCCGGACCGGACGCTGTCCATGATCGCCCAGACGGCCCGGGCCCTGTCTGTTGCCCACTCACAGGGCCTGGTCCACCGCGACATCAAGCCGGGCAACCTGCTGATCACTCCGGAGGGGCGCGTCAAGGTGACCGACTTCGGTATCGCCCGGCTGGCCGACCAGGTCCCGCTGACCCAGACCGGGCAGGTCATGGGCACGGCCCAGTACCTTGCCCCGGAACAGGCCACCGGCCAGACCGCCACGGGCGCCTCGGACATCTACTCGCTCGGCGTCATCGGCTACGAGTGCCTCACCGGGCGCCGGCCGTTCTCCGGGGAGTCGCAGATCGCCATCGCGCTGGCGCAGGTGAACGACGCTCCGCCGCCGCTGCCGGAAACCCTCCCGACTCCGGTCCGGGCCCTCCTGATGTCCATGCTCGCCAAGGACCCCAAGAACCGCCCGGCCAACGCCATCAAGCTGTCCGAAGCGGCCGAGGCCATCCGCAACGGCGACATCGCAACTGCCCACGCTGCCGTTCCCGGCATGCTGCTCTTCGAGGCAACCACCGGGCCCATCACCGCCCCTGTGGACATTCCCACCGCGGCCACCGGCGTCATCGACTCAGGTCCCGAAAAGGACAAATCGACGACGGCGACATCCGCACTTCCCGTGGTCGGCGCCGCGGGCGCCGGGGCGGCCGCGGGCCTGGCCGCCGGAGCTGCTGCGGGGGCCACCGGTCCGCGCGGCACGCTTTCGCGTGCCGATGCCCTGGCAGCCGAGCGCACCTGGGAACAGGAAGAGGAACACGACCGCTATGACGAGCCGGAGGACGAACCGCAACGCCGTGGCCGCAGTCCCTGGACATGGCCGCTGATTGCCCTCATCGTGCTGGTGCTGTTCGCGCTGGTTGGTGTCATCCTCACGCAGGCCGGCATCCTCTTCCCGGCAAGCCCGGCACAGTCCTCTTCGACGTCCAGCAGCGCTAAGCCAAGCAGTGCCAGCCCGTCGGCGTCGGCCACTTCCGCCAAGCCCACTTCCGCCAGCCCCACCCCCACTCCGACCCCCACGCAAACCACTCCGGAAGCCATCAACCTGATCCCGGACGCCTACTTGGGTCAGCAGTACAATGACGTCCGCAGCCAGCTCGTCGGTATGGGACTAACCGTGAAAGGCGACCCGGTGTTCAGCGATGCGGCACAGGGAACGGTCACCAACATCGAGCCGTCCGGTCGGGTTAATCCCGGGGAGACCATCACCGTCACCTATTCCAAGGGCAAGGATCCGAGCCAAGAGATTTCCGTGCCCGCGATAGGCGTGGGCAGCACCGAAGCTCAGACGCAGAAAGCGATCGAAGACGCCGGGCTCCGCTGGGTGAAGGGATCTGCCGTGCCGGGCAGCACCGGGCAACAGGCCGGCACGTTCGTCAGTTCCGAGCCGGGCGCCGGAAGCAAGGTGCCCGCCGGATCCGTAGTGACCTACCACCTCGCCGCGGAACTCCTGCCCACGCCCAGCACCCCGACGTCGAAGTAA
- a CDS encoding penicillin-binding protein 2 — MNHAIRNSWIAAVAMFALIFGALSYVQVIGADELQANAWNKRAILQNYCNDRGAIIVGGTAVAQSVPGSESCKFQRSYTQPELYAGITGYFSRSFGVTGLEKAMNEQLEGSSDQLFLDRIGQMFLGNQPKGASVELTIDPKIQKLAYDLIPDGQRGSIVVTNPKTGDILAMVSKPSYDPNLIATQDPDAEAANLNELNKIPGINLNQNVSGPTGALLAPGSVFKLIDTAAALSSGKYNKDSVLPNPAEMPFPGIQYKLPNYAGGNCYTQNTASFAFALQQSCNTPFASIALDLGQKAIADQAAKFGFGEDLGDQLKLDYAKKPFPEEELDHAGLAQSVIGQRDVRATPLQIALMTSAIANGGVQMEPNLVKTVRSPDLRVISEPKPEVLRTSTTPEISRQITEWMTSVVSDGIAKGAAVPGVPVAGKTGTAELGDGSNNSWFTGFAPANDPQVSVTVVMQGVDITTGAQLTSPNAKKIFEAVLNK; from the coding sequence GTGAACCACGCTATTCGGAATTCATGGATTGCCGCGGTGGCCATGTTCGCGCTCATTTTCGGCGCCCTCAGCTACGTTCAGGTGATCGGTGCTGATGAGTTGCAGGCCAATGCCTGGAACAAGCGCGCCATCCTGCAGAACTACTGCAACGACCGCGGAGCGATCATCGTAGGCGGAACGGCCGTGGCGCAGTCCGTGCCCGGTTCGGAAAGCTGCAAATTCCAGCGCAGCTACACGCAGCCTGAGCTCTACGCCGGCATCACCGGATACTTCTCCCGGAGCTTCGGCGTCACCGGGCTGGAGAAGGCCATGAACGAACAGCTCGAGGGCAGCTCGGACCAGCTCTTCCTCGACCGGATCGGCCAGATGTTCCTGGGCAACCAGCCCAAGGGAGCGTCCGTTGAACTGACGATTGACCCTAAGATCCAGAAGCTTGCCTACGACCTGATTCCGGACGGCCAGCGCGGCTCCATTGTGGTGACCAACCCGAAGACCGGCGACATCCTGGCCATGGTGTCCAAGCCGTCCTACGACCCCAACCTGATCGCAACCCAGGACCCGGATGCCGAGGCAGCCAACCTGAACGAGTTGAACAAGATTCCCGGAATCAACCTGAACCAGAACGTCAGCGGCCCCACCGGCGCGCTTCTGGCACCCGGCTCGGTGTTCAAGCTCATTGATACGGCCGCGGCGCTCAGCTCGGGGAAATACAACAAGGACAGCGTGCTGCCCAACCCGGCGGAAATGCCGTTCCCGGGCATCCAGTACAAGCTGCCGAACTACGCCGGCGGTAACTGCTACACGCAAAACACGGCCAGCTTCGCCTTCGCGCTCCAGCAGTCCTGCAACACGCCGTTCGCGAGCATTGCCCTTGACCTGGGCCAAAAGGCGATAGCCGACCAGGCCGCAAAATTCGGTTTCGGCGAGGACCTTGGCGACCAGCTTAAACTGGACTACGCCAAGAAACCATTCCCGGAAGAGGAACTGGACCACGCCGGGCTCGCCCAGTCCGTCATCGGCCAGCGGGATGTCCGGGCCACGCCGCTGCAGATTGCCCTGATGACGTCGGCGATCGCCAACGGTGGAGTCCAGATGGAACCCAATTTGGTCAAGACAGTGCGGTCCCCGGACCTGCGCGTCATCAGCGAACCGAAACCCGAGGTCCTCCGGACGTCCACTACACCGGAGATCTCGCGGCAGATCACGGAGTGGATGACCAGCGTGGTCAGCGACGGCATCGCCAAGGGGGCGGCCGTACCGGGCGTCCCGGTGGCGGGCAAGACCGGCACCGCCGAGCTCGGAGACGGCTCGAACAACTCATGGTTTACCGGGTTCGCCCCGGCCAACGATCCGCAGGTGTCGGTGACCGTCGTCATGCAGGGCGTGGACATCACCACCGGTGCACAGCTAACCAGTCCGAACGCGAAGAAGATTTTTGAGGCGGTGTTGAATAAGTGA
- a CDS encoding FtsW/RodA/SpoVE family cell cycle protein, giving the protein MTQIEATPKPRRNAELALLILALAVGIGANALVGVDQEKAFDTDFWFQSSLLAAAALAFHVVLRIRAKYADPVILPLVIALNGLGLAMIHRLDRVGEDTGNNQLRWTLVAMGVAIAVIWFLKDHRILRRFTYISLAVSALLLILPLVPGISAGEVLGASVWIKIGPMTFQPGEVAKITLAIFFAGYLSSNRDLILLAGRKIGPLQFPRFKDMGPMITAWLVSIGVLIFQRDLGSSVLFFGLFIVMIYVATSRISWVIIGVALLLGGGFVASKVFSHVGLRIDGWLNAFTDEVYGRQFGGSLQIVEGLFGMANGGLVGTGLGQGRPNLVPFANSDMIIASFGEELGLIGLFAIVLMYLLLFTRGFRAALGTRDAFGKLLACGLSFAIALQCFVVIGGVTRLIPLTGLTTPFLAAGGSSLLANWIIVGLLLMISHTARGPVDTTPMPHGAQPDEQKPVPPAPPRPAKQPGRQPAATHPDAPTEAVKQL; this is encoded by the coding sequence ATGACACAAATCGAGGCCACTCCCAAGCCGCGCAGGAATGCCGAACTGGCCCTGTTGATCCTTGCCCTTGCCGTCGGCATCGGCGCCAATGCCCTCGTGGGCGTGGATCAGGAAAAGGCGTTTGACACCGATTTCTGGTTCCAGTCGAGCCTGCTGGCTGCCGCCGCCCTCGCTTTCCACGTCGTCCTCCGGATCCGCGCAAAATATGCCGATCCCGTAATACTTCCGCTCGTGATTGCCCTCAACGGCCTCGGGCTGGCCATGATCCACCGCCTGGACCGGGTGGGCGAGGACACCGGAAACAACCAGCTCCGCTGGACGTTGGTGGCCATGGGTGTCGCCATCGCGGTGATCTGGTTCCTCAAAGACCACCGGATCCTGCGCCGCTTCACCTACATCTCGCTGGCTGTCAGTGCCCTGCTGCTGATCTTGCCGTTGGTGCCGGGCATCTCCGCCGGCGAAGTCCTGGGCGCCAGCGTCTGGATCAAGATCGGCCCCATGACCTTCCAGCCGGGCGAAGTCGCCAAGATCACGCTGGCAATATTCTTCGCCGGGTATCTTTCGTCCAACCGCGACCTCATCCTGCTGGCCGGACGCAAGATCGGGCCGCTCCAGTTCCCGCGCTTCAAGGACATGGGGCCCATGATCACGGCCTGGCTGGTAAGCATCGGTGTGCTGATCTTCCAACGCGACCTAGGCTCTTCGGTGCTGTTCTTCGGCCTCTTCATCGTGATGATCTACGTGGCCACCAGCCGCATCAGCTGGGTCATCATCGGCGTCGCGCTGCTCCTGGGTGGCGGCTTTGTTGCCTCCAAGGTCTTCTCCCACGTGGGTCTCCGCATCGACGGATGGCTCAACGCCTTCACGGACGAAGTCTACGGACGGCAGTTCGGCGGCAGCCTGCAGATCGTCGAAGGACTCTTTGGCATGGCCAACGGCGGCCTGGTTGGTACGGGCCTGGGCCAGGGCCGGCCAAACCTGGTGCCGTTCGCCAACAGCGACATGATCATCGCGTCATTCGGCGAGGAACTTGGCCTTATCGGCCTCTTCGCGATCGTACTGATGTACCTTCTGCTGTTCACGCGTGGCTTCCGCGCGGCCTTGGGCACGCGGGATGCCTTCGGCAAGTTGCTGGCCTGCGGCCTGTCCTTTGCCATTGCCCTGCAGTGTTTTGTGGTGATCGGCGGCGTGACCCGACTGATTCCGCTGACCGGTCTCACCACGCCCTTCCTGGCGGCGGGCGGATCCTCGCTGCTGGCCAACTGGATCATCGTTGGCCTGCTGCTGATGATCTCGCACACCGCCCGCGGTCCCGTGGACACTACGCCCATGCCGCACGGCGCGCAGCCGGATGAACAGAAACCTGTTCCACCCGCGCCGCCGCGCCCGGCCAAACAGCCCGGACGGCAGCCCGCTGCCACCCACCCCGACGCCCCGACTGAAGCGGTGAAACAACTGTGA